A window of Staphylococcus lloydii genomic DNA:
ATAACTTGCTCTCACTTCCATAATTATGAAATTAGGGATTACTTCAGTAACATTTATCGTTTCATCATCTCTAATTATTTTGACCCATTTATCTTCCACACTGTTTAACCTCCTTGATTAAAAGCTGTCATCGCTGCACGTTCACCCATCAGATTTGAAAGTATTTTTTCAGCATCTTTAGGATTACCGTTTCGTGTAGGTGCTTTTACAATTTCTATTAACGTTTGAGTTAAACGATTATTATGATCATTTACTCTTACAAGTTGTTGTAACAATTTCTCCATAGTTGAATTATCATTGTTGACTGTCACATTCGTAGAACCTTTATCCATACCAACATATCTCATAGCTTGCTCAATAAGTTGTATGGCTCTATTACGTTTCGTTAAAGGTACAACCATTTCAGGTTTGTTACCTTCACCGATTTCAGCCACTTGATGTTTCGTGACCATGCCTCCGTTTTCATATGCGTATGCAGCTGCTCTTGGGAAACCGCCCCAGCCGTAAGTTCTCTGAATATAACGCATAGCTGATATTGCTTGGTGAACAGGATTACTAAAGTTTGAATATCCACTTTTAGCATTCGCTCTAAATGTCGTATCAATCATTTGGAATAGACCTTTAGATGGGTGCCCTGCTTTGGCGTTACTATCCCAGTTATTTACTGCACTAGCATCATAAGTTGATTCACGTTTAGCTAGTTTCATCATATTATTAAGTATATAACTACCTTTATACTTTCCGCCTAATATATTTTGAGCTTGTTTAATAACACTTCGAGCATAGCTTTCACCTTTACCGCCTTTACTACCATTATGTGATTTCAACCATTTAATAGGGTTAATTGGTTTACCGTTTTGATGCATTTCATAGTGTAAGTGAGGACCTGTACTTGCACCTGTATTACCTGAGATACCAAGCTTTGTACCTGGATGCACCTTTTGTCCTTCTTTAACAAGCCATTTACTTAAATGCCCATAAATAACATCTAAAGCACCACCATGAACTTGGATATAATGTCCAAATCCACCCGGCATTTCTTTCGTATGGGCAGTACCATTAATCGTAGAGTATACAGGTTCATAATGATAAGGTAAGTCAATACCTGGGTGAGGCCAATTAAACGCATATCCTGGTGGTGGTCCGTTCGGGCTATATGGTGTCGTGATGTTATCAAGATATTTAATATATCCACCGTCACCATCGCCACCCGATTCTTCAAACCAAGTTTTAACTTTTTCTACTAATGCTTTCTTTAATTTCCCATAAGCGCCTTGTGCCATTTTAACTGTAGCGTTTGCGCCACTACCAAAATTAACGCCAATCTTCTCCATAACTTTGTCTACAAGTTTACCTGGGTGGTCTAGGAATTCACCAACATCTTTAGTGATACCTTTAATGCCACCCCAAATACCCATAGCAGCATCTTCAGCTTTTTCTAGGGCGTCGGTACCAACTTCTTTAGTTTTCTTAATGACGTTCTTTGATGTATCCTTAGCTGTCTTTTTAGCTACGGCAGCACCTTTTTTACCATCGCTAAATAGTGCCTTTAAGGGATGTTTTAAATAATCATTTTCTTTTTTCTTCGTCCCACTAGCAAATCTTGGTATCATACCCATATCTTGATAACGTTTTGTATCCGTAGCATTATGAACTTTGTCTCCTACACCAAGTGGAACGACAACGTTACGACCTTTTGGCGCATGTATGCTACCATCGGCACGTTCAATAACTTCTTGATACCCGCCACCTGGCGCGTTACCTTTACCGCGGTCATTGACAACCGCTAATGTAGATTGTTTTAATCCACCATCAGCATTTGTTGCTACTTTAGCGCCGTCGTAAGTACCAGTTGATAAATGAGGTATAGGTTTAATTAATGTTTTATCGGTAATCGCTTTAGCAATTTTATTAATACCGCCAATCATGCCATTTAACCCATCTACAGCTTTATTAGCTACGGTCTTACCTAAGTCGGAAGCAGCATTGCCAAAATCTTTTTTGATATTCTTGATAAAGTTAAGTGTTTTATTTAACCATTCTTTCCACTTACCATGTGTTTTCTTACCTTTATCATCACTGTCTCTAAAGATTTTATTAAAGTTATCTTTGGCTTTACCTAACATGTCTTTAAATTTACCTTTAGCCGTATTCGCCATATCGCCGAAGTTTTTATTGGAATGATTCTTACTATCTTTAGATCTATCCGAGATATTATTTTTTATGCTATTCCATTTCGATTTAGCATCGCCGAGTAAATCCTTGAACTTACCTTTGGCTGTATTGACTAAACCTTTGAAATTGTTGTTGGAACTATTCTTACTATCTTTTGACCTATCAGTAATGTGATTTTTGATTTTGCCCCATTTTGATTTAACATCACCAACTAAATCTTTAAACTTACCCTTAGCTGTATTGACTAAGCCTTTAAAGTTTTTACCTGAACTATTTTTACTATCTCTTGATTTATCCGCTATTGTTCTACCAAGTGCGCCCCACCAAGTTTTTGCACCTTTGTGCATATCCTTAAACCATTTGACTGTACCTTTCGAAATAGCCTTAGCTTTACCAATAGATGTATCACGCATTACTTCCCATTTCGATTTCACATGGCCTGTTTGCGCATCGATATTTTTCTTAACACCTTTATTTTGTTTCTGTGCTTGATCTACAACGTCTTTATGTTGTTTCTTAGCGTTCTTTTTAGATTCATTATATTGTTTCTTAGCATCTTTAATAACTTTATCAGCTTGCTTCTTAGATAGATTACCCGTCACATCACGTTGTTTAACAGCCTCAGCTACTGTGTCTTTATACTTTTTCTTAGCACTAGAGATTGATTTATCTCTTTCTTTAGCGCTTTCTTTAATAACACGTGAGGCTGCTTGCATAGATAACTTGCCTTTATTTTGTTTTAATCTTTCTAAGATAGCTTTTTGTTCAATTGCACCTTTAGATAAAGATTTAACAACCGTTCTATCTAATTTACGTTGCAAGCTAGCAACCTTATTATTTTCTTTGGCCGTCAATGAACGACGTTCACGATGTGCTTTAGCATATATGCCAACAATTTGATTATTAATACTTTTAGCTTCTTTAGATTCTTTACGATTGTGACGTTTCGTATTCTCTAAAATTTTACCTTCTTCAGATTGAGATAATCCACTTGTACGTTTGAAGATTTTTTGTAAACCTTTAACTTCACTGTCATGGCGTTTATTCATCTGTTTAGAAACTTCTTTGTTTATATTGCCATAAAGTGACTTAACTTGGTTGTATTCTTTATCTCCAATTTTCTTATGAGATATACGTATTTGTTCAAGTTTTACTTTTGATTTCTGTGACAAATCCGTATAAGCACCTAAAGCTTTTTTCGTACTTTTAGAAATCCCTTTACCTAACACGTTCATTGTATCAGTGGTCTTAGATACGGCTTTATGAAGTAAGCCAAATTCTTTTTTTATAAGTTGGAATTGTGGTGTCATGCCAAGTAGTTTCGCACTAAAGCCTTTGAGCTTATCATAGCCTTTAGCGATGCCACTACCGAGTTTACCAACCCATGAAAAGTCCATGTGGCCAAATGTTTGACCCCATAATTTGCCAAAGTCACTTACACCTTTACGGAACCAATCTAATTTTGTATAAGCTAACCCTAGTACAGTTGTTAAGATTGTAACTGGAAGCGCTGCTTTACTAAGGACTTTCCCTGCAATTCTAACGGCGCTCCCTAACTTGCCATAACGTCCTGTTACAGTTGTTAAGACATTGCCCATTTTACCTAATGTGCTTTGGTGACCTTTAGTCACTTTACCTGTTGTTGCCAGTGAACCTGCAGCCGCTTTATTCGCTCCAGCATTAACTGCTGCCTCTGCTGTATTCACTGCCATTTGTCTATTAAGTGCTGCATAACCTTTTGCAGCTTTACCAACTGCCCCAATCATTAAGCCTGTAGCTATAAGCACAGGTCCTGTTGCGGCTGCAAAGATACCTAAACCAATTGCACCTTTACGGACCCAACCTGGCATACTAGAAAAACCTTGACCGAATTTTTGTATGACACCTGCAGCGCCTCGTAACATTGGTGTTAGATCATTACCTACTTGAATACCTAGTGATTCAAATGCACCACCAAGTTGTTCAAGTGCACCTTTTAAGTTGTCGCGCATTTGCTTCGCTGTCTTCTTACTTGCACCGTCAGAGTTTTTAAGTGATTTACTATACTTATCTAACTTCTTAGGTCCAGCGTCAATTAAGGATAAAAAACCACTCGCAGATTCAGTACCTACAACTTGTGAAACAGTCGCAAGTTTTTGTTCTTTGGTCATGCCTTGTAAGCCGTCTTTGAACTGACCGATTAATTTAGGCATGCCTACAAACTTACCTTTAGAATCCGTAAGAGATATACCGAGTTCATCCATTGCTTTTTGAGATTGTTTTGTCGGTTTTGCTAGTCTGATAAGGGATGCACGTAACGTGGTACCTGCTTGTTCCCCCTTTAGCATCTGTTATATATAGGAGTTTACCCTATACTCTCAAGATTTCCCTTGAGTGTCGGACTATATCTTTACCATTTAAGGTAATCGGCGCTCGTGGAGGCATTATTACTTGTTCTAGTTCAACCTCTAGTCTCTACACCTTCACGCTACTTTTTGAACTTTCACGTGCTTGGCTCGGTATTAGTATAGTGATAATATTTATCACCTTAACCTCTACCGAATTCACCGATTTCTACGCACATATTTCTATGTGTTCGAGCCATTGACCCGCATTACTCATTACTTCAATAGAAGCTGATGTATCTTCTAGTGACATGCCTAGCGAATGGGCTGGTGTACCTGCGTATTTCAATGCATCTCCCATATAGCTAATGTCAGCCGCACTGTCGTTTGCAGCAGTAGCTAATACATCAGCCACATGTCCAGATTGACTGGCTTTTAAGTTAAATGAGTTAATAGAAGATGCCATAACTGTTGCAGTTGTTGCCATATCTGCACCACTGGCTTCAGCCGCACTAATAACACCTGGCATTGCTGCCATAACTTGTTTCGCATTGAAACCAAGTTGTGCAAGTTCGTTCATACCTTCAGCTACTTCACTTGCTGATTTAGATGTTTTCGCACCGAGTTGCACAGCCTCATTTGACATGGCTTTTAATTGACTACCACTTGCTTGTGAAACCGCACCCACTTTAGACATTTGTTCTTCAAAGTCTGCTGATTTCTTAACAGCTGCACCGAGGCCTAAAGTGAGTGGCGTTGTCACACCAACACTCATGCTACGTCCCATCGATGTCATACTAGAACCAACTTTTCCAAACTTACCAGACATCGTGTCTAAATGATTAGCCGTTTTCGTATAGTGGCTATTCGCTATCAACTGTTCCTTGTTGAAGGCTTTCATTTCAGACTCTGTACGTCCAATTGTCTTTTGAAGATTGTTCATTGACGTACGTTCAGCATTGACCTTTTTCTGTGCATTCGTTAAGTTTTGGTCATGATTTTTAATTGTTTTATTTAGATCGTTAAATTCTTTTTCTGTTTGGGATAATTCAGTGTTCGTTTTATCATAAGAAGCACGTACTTTACCATTAGAAGTTGCTAAGGCATTATTTTGCCCTTTAAGTTTAGATAGTTGAGCGCCTTCATCTTTATACTTTTGAACAAGTTCTTTATGTTTATTCGCTTGTCTCTGAGTAGCATCATTTGCACGTTTTAATTGAGCTGTTGTGGCTTGATTGGAGTTCTTTAAATCTTTTTCAGCTTGTCGAAGTTGTTTGAGTTTTATATACGCTTTTTCTTTAGATTCTGTCGTACGCTTATATTGTGCTTGTTGCTTTTTTAGTTCAGCGTTAGATTCTTTTAAAGATTCATTTGAACGGTCTAAAGCAACTTTGTTTTTCTTCTCAGCTTCAACTAACCCTTTATAAGCTTTTTCTACACTGCCTACGCGTTGTTTAGCTTCTGCATATTTCTCATTAAGTTGTTTTAATTCACTCTCGGCTTGGTTAAACATTTGCTTTTGAATTTTCATGTTTTTATTCAAGCCTGATAAACGTGTTTGGTATTTATGCATAGACTTTTCAGACTTATCAAAAGCGGACATATTCGCTTTTAATTCACTATTAGCTAAACCGAGTTGACGTTTTAACCCTGCAAATCCACGGTCTACTTGTGAATTATCCATTGTGTTTCGTATCGTGACGCCTCTAACATAATCTTCCATTTAGTTCCTCCTTTCTAGCCCCCAAATAACTGTTTAAGGTCTGTACCTGTATAAACTTTTTGTTCTTCTTGTTGTTCCTCTTCTTCAGTATTTTGGGAGTTGAGGATATTGAGCAATTCAAAATAAGGTTGGTTTTTAACTTCAGTTAACGTCCAACCATATTGTTCCATACAGTATCTTTGTATAGATTTAATGTTCGATAAAATGTCTCTTATTGAGATTGTTCCTCTGTCTTTCCCACTTCTTCTGATGCATCTTCTGAACTTTCTCCATCTTCGCCTTGCATTTCTTGAAATAAGGCATCGAATACACGAGAATAAGTTTTAGTGCTCATATTATTTAAAATATCATCCTCAGTTAAACCTTGGTCTTTGAATAAATTTGCTAAAAACTGTCGTTCATTTTTTCTAACTTTTTTTGCATCAGGTTTTTCTTTTGCATTTTCTTTTTCAGAAAATTCCATGTGATCATAAAACTTCTCAGCTTCACCCATTGTGATATCTTCCTTCACATATGATGCTGTTTTACCTGTTTCTTTATCTTTAATTTCAAATTTAATCATTGTATTCGCTCCTTATTATTCAAATAAAAAAGACGCAGATTATTTCTGCGCCTTCGTTTTTCTTTTTACTTCTTTAGTTGTAAATTCAGGTACGTCAACATATTCAGACACACCATCTTTCGTTTCAGTAACTATTTTAAAAGTACCTTTAGGATAAGTTGTACCAGGCTCTAAGTCTTTAATGGTGATGCTCGTTTTTCCTTCATCACTTTTAGACGCTTCGCCAACAACTTCGTTTTCGGTATTATAAACTTTTAATTTTTCTGTCATATATTAGCCCCCTATTCAGCGTTAATTACGGCTGTTCTTGTATTAGCCTTCACTTCTACATTTTGGGGCGTATTAGGGTGCATCTACTGTTTCTGAATCACTTACTTCAGGTTCAGTCCCTGTGAAGCCAACAAATACTTTTTTCAAGAATTCGTCTGCGCCTGCAGAACCTTCATGGTAACCATAAGTAATACCTTCAGGTGTACCGTCTTTATCGATAGTACGGCTCATCCAGTCACCAGTTAATTTTGTAGGGTCTGGCGCTTCTGCTTTTTCACCTTTTGTTTTAAACTCGATAGAGTCTAAACTGAACGTCCCTTTAAGTAATGCTACATAAACAGGTTCTCCAGTTAATCCATCTTCTGATTCACCAACCATAGCAACATATGGCGCACGAGTGTTTTCGCCTACCCATGCAGTACCGTTCTTATCTTTAGAACGTCCAATAACTGTATTTAAATCGTCACTTGGAATATTGAAAATATCCATGTCTGATTTAACTTCGTTTGTACCTTGTTTTTTCATCCAAACACGTTTGTTTGATGCGAACATATCTACTAAATCAGGTGCTAAACCTGTAATGTTCATGTTAACTGTACCACCGTTTTCATTTTCCCAAATGAATTTTTGTTCGATAGCTTTACCTTCTTTGTTAAATACACCTACGTGTACACGTTTAAAACCGACTTTATATGAACCTTGTGATTGAGCCATATTATAATTCCTCCTATTTTTAGGCATTAAAAAAGCACACCTAATTGATGTGCTCGCCTTTGTAATATTGATTTTTTGGTATGCCCTCATACCTTCTTGATTTCACGTATCTTTTTGTCTCTTTAAAATAATCGTCTAACATGCTAGCTGTTTGATAAAAGTTATTATCAAATAATATCTTTCTAACGCGTTTCGTTATATCTATTGTGGTTTGGTCTTTATAAGTTTCTACATCGACTTGAACATTGTAGGTTTCTGATAAGTAGCTATCTGATACAAAACTACTTGGCGTATCATATATAGGCGACAAAATAATAAAAGGCTTTGACGTATCAACATTTTCAGTTACTTCATAAAAATAAATACGGTTAGCGACATTGGCTTTAATGAAATCGTCGTTGATGAGTAAGTCATAAATGTACCTAAGTATATTCATAAGGATCTCCCCAATTCTCGAATACAAATACTTCGGTATTTCGCTTGGCTTGCTTGTAATGTTTTTTCAATCACACCAAAACCACGTGGGTTAATTTTCTTACCGTTTCGCGTATAACCATGTTCATTCAAATGAATGAGACGATAACGGTCCATTGGGCCCACCCATTCAATAACAACTGTTCTTTGTCTATCTTTAGCTGCTGTAAAGGGTTGAGTTCGTTTCATTTCATTTATTGAAGCGCCTGTGTCTTTAAATGCGACAAAGTTCTTCTTTAATTCACCTAACATATAATCCGAAGCTTGTTCTAACGCTCTATCACTTTTTTCACGCATGGCTTGTTTACCAAATCTTTGTTCCAATTGTTTTTCCAACTCTGGTATGCCTTTAATTTCTACTGTCATGCTTTTTCCACCAATACTAACGTGATAAAACCACGTTCAGGCGTATCCAAACGAACATCTTTGATATCAAATAATTGTTTTTGTAGCCTAAAATCATCAACTTTGACAACATGTTTAGCTGTCGGTGTATAAGTTTGATACGGATCGCGTATCACCATTGATAAACCCGAAGTTGAATCACTTACACCAAGTAATTCCCTATCTTTAACAGAAGGACTATAGGTTTCGGCAAAACAATTAAATAAGTTTGTTTCTTCAAAATCATCTGGATAAGGCCCTTGGTTTTCATATTGGAAAAAGCTGACAGGAGTGCGAAAGTCGCCAGACAACACTTTTCTATTCTTGAAGTTCATCTGTGCCAAAATCATCACCCCTATAGATCACATTTTGCATACCAAAGTCATGTAGCACTGTCGAAAAATTTTTATGGAAAAATTGGAGTTGTTCATTGTAAACATAACGTGAACGTTCAAGCACGAGCTCTCTACCTACTGAATTCTCATCTATATCAAACGAACCACAAATAGATTGAATCGCTAAATAAGATAATTCCAATATCTGCTTTAACGATTCATCTTCGGAACTGTGAAAAATATGCATACGACCTTTAAATTCAACGAGCAAATCGTCCATAGTATCACGCCCCTATTCCGCTGAAATCGTAGCTGTTTTAGCATTCGCTGTTACTTCAACGTTTTGGGGGTTACTTGGGTGAAGATGCTGTAGCTTTAATGTTTAAATCATACACAGCTGCAACTTTATCGTCTTTTGCTTTACCATAGGCAAATTGCTTAGCAGTGTATAAATCCATATCTTCAATAGCTAATGTTTGGTCGAATTTCTTGACGTTAATACCACCTGCTAAGTAACCATCATAACGACCTTTAACATAAGTTAATACTTGCCCTGATTTTTGTGCTAAAGATTCAACAATATTTAAATTGAATGGTAGTGCTGTTACATACACGCCATTTGCATTTAAGTGTGTATATTGTGCTTGAATGTCAAACGCGTCTGAAGGATTAACAACCATTGTTACATTACCTTTAACCACAACTGCGTGACCTTTTTCATCAGTTGAATGATGTTTAAATACTTTTGTTAATTCATCAACTGTTGTTTGTGAATCAGCAAAAGTTAATGTACCGTTAGAAGCTTTTTCAGGATAAACACCACCTGATACTGAAACGCCTTCTTGTACTTGACGATTTAATCCTATAGGTTGTTCTTTACCTGTACCTGTTAAGAATGCTGCTTCTAAGGCAACTGCAAATGCTTCTTCGATTTGTAAACGTACAAAACGCTCAATCCACGCAGGACCAAAATCTTGTAAGTCTTTAGGTAATACAACAAATGCAGTTAATTTGTTTTGGATAGCTGTTTCTTCACTGAACGCAGCATCTAATTGACCTTTGATTTCTCCAAAGATTTGGCCCCATACAGCTACACCGCTCGTTTCTGATTTTAAGAATTTAAGGCGTAAACCTGCATTCTTGATACCTAAATCAGCTAATAAAGGATGTTCTGTCGTTAAATCTTCAAAGATACGGTCGATTGTTTCTTCTGGTAGTAATTTTTCTTCTTTGTAACCAACTTCAGTGTTGATGTCATTGAAGAACTTACGTTGTTCAGCTGTTAATTGTTTGTCTTTAGAAGGTAAAGAACTAATCTTTTCTGCTTCTTGTTTTGCTTGAGCTTTTGATTCTTCAAATAGCTCATTAATCATTTGGCCGTATAGTTCGGCTTGTTCTTGTTCGCTATCTCCGTTTTGGATAGCATTTAAAAATTCTTCTCGTGCGTTTTTAAAATCATCTGATAAATTTAAAGGCATTATTTAGCCCTCCTTATTTTTTGTATTAAAAAAAGAACCTTGGTTTCGATTTGTTTTCAACATGTTGTTCTTTCGTTGAATCCTCAATCGTTTCAGGTTCTTCTTTTTCGTTTAGTTTTTCAATTACTTTATTCGCTATTTGCTCGACGTCAATTTTCACTTCTGGTGTTTGTTTCATCAATGTCGCAACTTTATTAATCGCATCATTTGATAACATCTGCCCTGAATTTGCAACGAGTTTAGGTGCTGATTCATCAAACATCTTACTGTCTGCAAAACCTAATTCAACAGCATCTTGTGCATTCAACCAAGTTTCTTCATTCATAAGATCTAAGATTTCTTGTTCACCTTTACCAGTTTTAGCAATGTAAGCATTCGCAATACCACGATTCACACCGCTCAACATGTTAGATGCAGAAGTCATAGCTCTGTCATCTCCCATAACAACGGTGCTAGCATTATGAATCATCATTTGAGCTGGGGGGCTCATTTCAATATGCTTACCAGCCATGGCAATAACAGAAGCTGCACTTGCTGCAACACCGACCACTTTCACATTGATGTTACCTGGATATTCTTTCAAAGATGTATATATTTCACTCCCTGAGAAAACATCTCCTCCTCCTGAGTTAATGATTAACTCAACATCTTCATTTGATGTAGGCAGTGCATCAATCACATCTTTTGGTGATGTGGCGTCTAAATCAAGCATGTCATAAATCCATTTGTCGTTATTTGGTACAATTGCACCCTTGACCTCTATTCTCATTCATCATCACCTCCTTCGAGTGGTTCTTCGTGATTATCTTGGTTATCCTGATTACCATTTTCTTTTTCTCTTGCTGTTGTTAAGTTCTTCGTAATCTTGTATTCATCCATTTTCGGGTCGTCCGATGGTTCTTCGCCTAATAGTATTAATACTTGGTTAGGTGTGAATGTACTTGAAGATACAAGCTTATCTATGCTATCAGCAAGTTCTAATGGATTTTTCTTATCGATACCAATTATCTTAATACCAATACCTTTTAAGATATCTGCTTCTGTGAATAGTTTAGCGTTAAGCTCATCTTCAAACTTCTTCGTAAGTGGCTTAATACAGAATTTAATATATGCTTCAAACGCATTTTCTAAGTCCGCTAAATCACCATGTAAAAGCGAAGGTGGAATACCGATAGCTCTAGCTACATTATCAATTAAAGATTTTTGTAGCTTGCCTAACTCATCAAAAGGTGCTGCACTCATTTTGTTGCCTGAAGATGCATCTTGATATTCAAATGCTTTCGTTAGTGGTGCGATAGCGACGCCGTTTTTACTAAAAGCTTCAGTCACTTTGTTAACGTAATCCTGCATTTTTTCCATTTCTTCAGTAGTATTTACTTTTTGTGAATCCACGTTGATAATGCCACGTATTTGGTTGTTACGCATTTGCGCATTCATCATACGTCCGAATAGCTCCCCATAATCTTGGAATAACCCTTCAGTAAATTGATTCAATTTCGCATTGTTATAAGTTAAATAAATAACCTCATCCATATCAAATGAACGTTCATATTCATATTCACCAATAAGCACATGCTCAAATACATCTGGATATAACGCAAATTTCTTTCTATCGTAATCATCAGCAATAACAAGTTCTCGTTTATCAGTCACGACGATTAAAACTTCGTTATCGTATACAAGCTTGTAAATAACTTTTTGCCAAAAATCTGTCGCTGATAAATCGGTATTCGGTCTGAAGTTCAACTTATAATAGATGTTATCTTTAATTGCTTTTTTATTCTCATCCATAATCCTAAATTCAGATTGGGAAATCGTACGCGCTAAAAATTCAATGCATGTATCGATAGCCATACGTTTCAAGTAGGCTTTTTCTGATGTATCTTGAAACAGTTCTAAATCATACATCCAACTAATTTCATGTTGCTTACCTAATATGCGATCTAAAATTCCCATGTTGTCCCTCCCTTCTAAAAACTAATTGCATTTAAGAAATCTAAACTGTCATTCAAATCGACTTCTAGCAAATCATCGGCTCGATAAAGTGCATGAAGCATAGCGTGGAAGCCATCTGTTTTACGTCTAATTTCATCTTTCTTAATAAATTCTTTATTGCCATCAGGTTTGATTTTTACAGCAACATTATTCGTGTACCAACGCATTAATGGGTTATTATCAAAAACAATTTTATTATTCGCAAACATTGTTTCTATACGAGGGGCTAATAGTCCGTGTATAGAACGTGGACTACGAATAACCTCGTAATCTATGCCATATTCTTCAAAGGCCCTACGAATTAAATCAATTCTGTAATTATCTACAATAACTTTTTCTAAACCATATATTTGGCGCATATCATCAAACCATTGGGCGATATAATATTCACTAATTGAAGGTTCATCTACGATTGTAAGAAGCCCATCTTTTTCCCATTCATAAATAGGCGGCTTTAACTTAACTGAGTCTAAGAAACCTTTACGTACAAACGAATGAGTTTTCCATATATAATCTTCACCGTCTCTAAACAATAAACCTACTGCAGCAAAGTCTTTAATATTTGCATAGTCCAAACCGCCAATACATTGTTTATTTTCTAATTCAGGGAAAGGTCGATTGGTAGCTTTAACTTCTTCTCTAGTAGCAATAATTTTTTCAAGGTCTTCTTCAGGTAAGTTCATACGTTTAGTCATAAATTCGCTTCGATTACCCGGGTTACGTATCAAGTCTTTATACTCCGTATATACTTCCTCGTATAAATTTCTTGCGTACTTTGAAAAAGGTTTATGAAACATAGGATTGGCTTTTTCCCATGCTGAAGGGTCATCTACTTCAGTTTTGTCATCTAATTTGCAATAGAATGGGAATAGTCTATCTTCTGTATCTTCTCCGCTAAGTAAATCCAGAGTTCTATCTTTGAGACCATCCATAAAACCTTCTCTAACGTCACCATCAGTCCCTATATAAATAGTGCGACCGTGTTCGACTTTACCTAAACCCCCTCGTTTAACATTAACGATTTGAGCATCTTCATATTGATGTATCTCATCAAAAATAACACATCCTTCACGGCCACCATCTTTGGTTTCTGCGTTAGATGTGTTAAATCTGAATATGGATTGTGTTTCAAGCCCTTCTATTTCA
This region includes:
- a CDS encoding terminase TerL endonuclease subunit, which translates into the protein MIRNKHVDEYINQYKQGKIILNKERIDLINHLEKNILTRNDVFFDEIKIENCIKFSEKWYFPLQPFQKFIIAFVFLFKKQKDEMTNEDVISPYFKQFFITLGRGGGKNGLISALTNFFLTPYHGIKKYDVSVVANSEDQAKVSFKEVYDMITDNDLFIKKGRKAAPFRRTRTEIEGLETQSIFRFNTSNAETKDGGREGCVIFDEIHQYEDAQIVNVKRGGLGKVEHGRTIYIGTDGDVREGFMDGLKDRTLDLLSGEDTEDRLFPFYCKLDDKTEVDDPSAWEKANPMFHKPFSKYARNLYEEVYTEYKDLIRNPGNRSEFMTKRMNLPEEDLEKIIATREEVKATNRPFPELENKQCIGGLDYANIKDFAAVGLLFRDGEDYIWKTHSFVRKGFLDSVKLKPPIYEWEKDGLLTIVDEPSISEYYIAQWFDDMRQIYGLEKVIVDNYRIDLIRRAFEEYGIDYEVIRSPRSIHGLLAPRIETMFANNKIVFDNNPLMRWYTNNVAVKIKPDGNKEFIKKDEIRRKTDGFHAMLHALYRADDLLEVDLNDSLDFLNAISF